From the genome of Desulfovibrio sp. JY:
GATCGGCTCGCGCGGCTCGCAGTCAATCTCCGCCGCCAGCACCAGGTAAAATCCGGCCACGCCCTTGGGCGAAAACCGGCGATACCCTGTGGAAAAGGCGTCCCGGTCAAGCCAGGCCACGCCCGTCTTCGGCGTCCACAGGCACACCCGGGCCAGCACATCGCCCATGGCCTCGCCGTAGGACCCGGCATTGCCGGCCACGGCCCCGCCCACGGTGCCGGGCACGCCGATAAGCCCGCCAAGTCCCGACAGGCCCTGGGTGGCCAGCCAGGCAACCAGCCGCTGGAGCTTGACCCCGGCCAAAACCCGCACCCGGACCTTGCCCGCGGCGCGATCCCGCAAGGTCTCGGGCTCGCCGCGAAGGCTGGCCGAAACCACGACCAGCGGCAACTCCCCGTCAGCGGCCAAAATGTTGCTGCCGCCGCCAAGGATCAGCGGCGTCCCACCGAGCCGGGCCAAGGCCTCGGCCAAGCCATGGGCGTCTTCCAAGTCGGTCAAAACGACCTCGGCCAGGGCACGGCCGCCCAGGCGCAACGTGGTGCGGGCCGCAAGAACCGGCCCGGGTTTCACCTCAAGCGCCACCACCCGCCTCCAGATAATGCACGCCCACCTGCCACACGCTGCCGGCCCCAAGCGTCAGCAGCAGGTCGCCGGGGCGCACGATGCCGGGCAGGGCTTCTTCCATGGCTGGAAAATCGCGGTAATACGACACGTTGGTCTTGCTCACCTGCCGGATGCCCTGGGCCAGGCTTTCGCCGCTCACACCCGGAATGGGCGCTTCGGAGGCCGGATAGATTTCGGTCAACAGCAGCTCGTCGGCGGCCTCGAAGCAGGTGCAGAAATCACCGAACAGCGCCTTGGTGCGCGAAAACCGGTGGGGTTGGAAGGCCACCACCAACCGGCGGTCCGGATAAACAGTCTTGGCCGTGGCCAGGGTGGCCCTGATCTCGGCCGGATGGTGGCCGTAGTCGTCCACCACCACCACGCCGTCGCGTTCGCCCTTGCGTTCGAAGCGCCGCCCCACCCCGCCGAACTTGGCCAGGGCGGCGGCGATGACCGGCAGCTCGATGCCGGCTTCCAGGGACAGGCCGATGGCTCCCAAGGCATTGAGCACATTGTGGCGGCCGGGATGGGCCAACCGCATTTCGCCGAGCTCCTTGCCGTCCAGGGTCACGGTGAAACGGCTGGCCGCCCCGGTTTCGAGGATCTTCCCCCGCAGCCGGGCCGGCGAGGTGACGCCGTAGGTGAGGATGGGACGGTTGACCCGGGGCAGGAGCCGGGCCACGCCCGGATCGTCGAGGCAGACCACGTTGACCCCGTAGAAGGGAATGCCGTTTAGAAAATCCACAAAGGCGTCGTCGATGGCGGCCAGGTTGGCGTAGTGGTCCAGGTGGTCGGCATCGACGTTGGTCACCACCGAGGCGATGGGCGACAGGCACAGAAACGAGCCGTCGGACTCGTCGGCCTCGGCGATGAGGTACTCGCCCTGGCCCAGGCGCGCCCCGGCCCCGTAGGCGTTTAGGCGACCGCCGATGATGACGGTCGGATCGTAGCCGGCCTCGGTGAAAATGGTGGCCAGAAGCGAGGTGGTGGTGGTCTTGCCGTGGGTGCCGGCCACGGCGATGCCGTTTCGCAGCCGCATGAGCTCGGCCAGCATTTCGGCCCTGGGGATGACCGGAATGCCGCGTTCGCGGGCCACGACCACCTCGGGGTTGTCATTGGTCACGGCCGTGGATTTGACCACCACGTCGGCGTCGCCGAGGTTTTCCCGGCCATGGCCGATGGCGATGTTGGCCCCGAGGCCGGCCAGGCGCTTGACGGTCGCGCCCATGGCCAGATCCGAGCCCGAGACCTCGTAGCCGAGGTTGATGAGCACTTCGGCGATGCCGCTCATGCCCGAACCGCCGATACCGATCATATGAATCTTGCGGACCTTGGTGCCCATGGCCCCGGCGCCGCAGTGGACGTGTTGCTGCATGGTCATTTGGCGCCTCCCTTGCGCCCGGCCAGATCGAGGAGCACGGCGGCGATGCGCGAAGCCGCGTCCGGCATGGCGGCGGCGGATGCGGCCGCGCCCATGCGGGCCAGCCTGTCCGGATCGCCGAGCAGCCCGGTCACCTCCGCCGCCAGGTCGCGGTTCGGGAGATCGGCCTGGGCAATGACCCCGGCCGCCCCGGCCCGGGCCAGAAACGCGGCGTTGACCGACTGATGGTCGTGGGTGGCAAAGGGAAAGGGAATGAGCAAGGAAGGCTTTCCCGCCGCCGTGACCTCGGCCAGTGTCGTGGCCCCGGCCCGGGCCAGGACCAGATCGGCCCAGGCGTAGGCCTCGGCCATGTCCTCGATGAAATTTTCGATGACCACCCCGCCGCGCTCCTCCCCCTGGGGGCGGTTGGCCAGGATGGCGGCCACGCGCTCGCCGACGCGGTCGAAATCGACCCGGCCGGCTTGCAGGCGCACCGACACGCCGGCGGCCAGCAGGCGCGGCAGGATGTCGATGACGGCGT
Proteins encoded in this window:
- the murC gene encoding UDP-N-acetylmuramate--L-alanine ligase translates to MGTKVRKIHMIGIGGSGMSGIAEVLINLGYEVSGSDLAMGATVKRLAGLGANIAIGHGRENLGDADVVVKSTAVTNDNPEVVVARERGIPVIPRAEMLAELMRLRNGIAVAGTHGKTTTTSLLATIFTEAGYDPTVIIGGRLNAYGAGARLGQGEYLIAEADESDGSFLCLSPIASVVTNVDADHLDHYANLAAIDDAFVDFLNGIPFYGVNVVCLDDPGVARLLPRVNRPILTYGVTSPARLRGKILETGAASRFTVTLDGKELGEMRLAHPGRHNVLNALGAIGLSLEAGIELPVIAAALAKFGGVGRRFERKGERDGVVVVDDYGHHPAEIRATLATAKTVYPDRRLVVAFQPHRFSRTKALFGDFCTCFEAADELLLTEIYPASEAPIPGVSGESLAQGIRQVSKTNVSYYRDFPAMEEALPGIVRPGDLLLTLGAGSVWQVGVHYLEAGGGA
- the murB gene encoding UDP-N-acetylmuramate dehydrogenase — protein: MALEVKPGPVLAARTTLRLGGRALAEVVLTDLEDAHGLAEALARLGGTPLILGGGSNILAADGELPLVVVSASLRGEPETLRDRAAGKVRVRVLAGVKLQRLVAWLATQGLSGLGGLIGVPGTVGGAVAGNAGSYGEAMGDVLARVCLWTPKTGVAWLDRDAFSTGYRRFSPKGVAGFYLVLAAEIDCEPREPIDIRRDMVACLTKKKASQPITAATAGCVFKNPPGASAWQLLTEAGFKGKRLGNMAFSDKHANFLVNCGGGTGGEAFSLLESARKAVLARSGQELEPEVRIVP